From the genome of Streptomyces xanthophaeus:
TTCCGGCACAGCACCACGGACCCGCCGGCGGCCAGCGCGGCGTACAGCCCGGCCGAGAGCCCGTCCCAGGTGTCGTAGCCGAGCCCGGTCAGCACCCGCGAGCCCTCGCCGAGGCCGAGCTTCGCCGCGTCCTCGCGGGCACGGGCCACCAGCGCCGTGTGCGTGAGCTCCTCGCCACCGACGACCAGCGCCGGACCTTCGGGATCCACCGGCACGAAGGGCGCGAAGCGGTCACCCTGCCCCGGCACCTCCACCGCGTAGTCCGCGAACCCGGCCGGCGGCTGCGGGAACCGGCCGCCCAGCGGCCGCAGCGCGAGCGCCACCCGCTCACCGCCGCACGCCAGGGCCCGCTCCAGGGTGTCCGGCCCGCTGACGACGAGATCCGCGTCCGCCGGATCCCTGCCCACCTCGGCGACGACCCCGACGGAGGCGCAGGCGAGCAGCCACACCGCGCTCTGCCAGTGCGCCGGCAGCATCAGAGCGAGCCGGTCCCCGGGCTCGGCCCCCAGGTCGCCCTGGAGCAGATTGGCGGTCTTGGCCACCCAATTGGCGAAGGTCGCGACGGACAATTCGACGCGCTCGCCGGTGGCATCGTCGTAGAAGGTGACGAGCGGGCGGCCCGGATCGGCGGCGAGCGCGGATCGCAGCAGGTCGGCAGGGGTGCGGTCAGTGGCGTTCACCCGGCACAGCGTACGCGGGCCCGTCCCCCGTACGGGGGCCGCCGGCTCCTCCGTACGGGGGAGGGGTACGCGTGGCGGGGCGGACGGAGCGTCAGTTCTCGGATGGCGCCGGGCGATCCGCGTGCTCACCATCCTTTTCATGCGTGGATTCCTTGCTTCCTCGATCGGCGTCGCGACGGCCGCCGTACTGGCCCTGCCCCTCGCGCTCCCCACCCCCGCCCTGGCCGAGACCGCCCCCGTAACCCCCGCCGGTTCCACCCAATCGCTGCCGCTCGTCCCGCTGGGACCCTCGGCGACGCGGGCGCCCGGAGTCCCCGGAATGAGCGCCTCCCCGAGCCGCCCCGAGACGCAGGGCCTGACCGCACGCGAGGTCAAGACGTTCTCGCTGGTCGGTGTGGTCTGGGACGACGCGGCCACCGAACTGCACGGCAGGGTCCAGGTGCGGACCCGCTCCACCCGGACCGCCACCTGGTCGGACTGGCAGGACGTCGAGACCCACAACGGCGAGCACGCCGCCGACCCCGACGCGGCGGAACGCGGCTCCGGCCGGATCCGCGGCGCCACCGCCCCGCTGTGGGTGGGCGAGTCCGACGCCGTGGAGGTCCGCGTCCAGGCCGAATCCGGCGCCCCGGCCACCCGCGCCCCCTCCCGGCTGCCCACGGGTATGCGGATCGAGCTCGTCGACCCGGGCGCGGAGACCCCCGCCGCGGGCTCCGACGGCAAGAACACCGGCCCCGACGGCGACGGCAAGGGCGAGGTGGCGGTGCCCGCCATGACGATGGAGACGGCGGAGTCCTCCGCCGCGAACGTCCCGCACGCCTCGCTCGGCGCGAACGAGATCACCGCACTCGACAAGGCCGACTCCACCGCCGACGCGATCTTCGCGAGCGACGGCGAGCTGACCGCCGCGGCCGCCCCGTACATCGGTCCGCGCCCGCGGATCGTCACCCGCAAGGGCTGGGGCGCGGACGAGAGCCTGCGCGAGTCGGGCTTCGTCTACACGAGCACCGTCAAGGCGGCCTTCGTCCACCACACCGCCTCCGGCAACAACTACGCCTGCAAGGACGCCCCCGCGGTCCTGCGCAGCCTGTACCGCTACCACGTGATCAGCAGCGGCTGGCGGGACTTCGGCTACAACTTCGCCGTCGACAAGTGCGGCACGGTCTACGAGGGCCGCGCGGGCGGCGTCTCCAAGGCGGTCCTCGGCGCGCACACGATGGGCTTCAACACCAACAGCATGGGCGTCGCGGTGCTGGGCACCTTCACCTCCTCGGCCCCGCCCGCGGTGGCGGTCGACGCGGTCGCGCGCCTCACGGCCTGGAAGCTCGGCCTCTTCGGCCGGGACCCGCGCGCGAAGACCACCCTGACGTCGGGCGGGGGCAACCGCTACCCCAAGGGCAAGAAGGTGTCGATGAACGTCATCTCCGGCCACCGGGACGGCTTCGCCACCCAGTGCCCGGGCACGAAGCTCTACGGCAAGCTGGGCGCCACCCGCAAGGCCTCGGCAAAACTCCAGGGCCGCCCTTAGCCTCCGGCGGTCCGCAGGCCGGATACGTGCGGCCCCGTCCCCGGGCCTCGGCCCCCGGGGGCTCCGCCCCTTCCAGCCCCTCCGGCGTTCGAGGAGCGGGGTCCGGGGCGGAGCCCCGGTCTTCGAGCCTCGCCAGGGGGCACCTCCCAGCGGTGGCCGGGGGAGATCGAGGCGCGGGAACCGGCGGAGCATCCGGCAGGGCTACGCTCGACGCATGGCCGGCCGCTTCGATCCCCTCACCCGTACCGCCGTGCGCGGCGGCCGCACCGACGTCCCCGCGGGCCCGGGCGGCACCGCCGGCGCCGGAGCCAAGGAACGCCACTGGGCCCCCGACGGTCCCCTGGACCTCGGACTCACCCTCGGCCCCCTCAGGCGCGGCCCCGCCGACCCCACCTTCCGCACCACCCCCGACGGCTCGGTCTGGCGCACCGCCCGTACC
Proteins encoded in this window:
- a CDS encoding TIGR03089 family protein, producing the protein MNATDRTPADLLRSALAADPGRPLVTFYDDATGERVELSVATFANWVAKTANLLQGDLGAEPGDRLALMLPAHWQSAVWLLACASVGVVAEVGRDPADADLVVSGPDTLERALACGGERVALALRPLGGRFPQPPAGFADYAVEVPGQGDRFAPFVPVDPEGPALVVGGEELTHTALVARAREDAAKLGLGEGSRVLTGLGYDTWDGLSAGLYAALAAGGSVVLCRNLDRLPADGLAQRSESERVTHTV
- a CDS encoding peptidoglycan recognition protein family protein, which codes for MRGFLASSIGVATAAVLALPLALPTPALAETAPVTPAGSTQSLPLVPLGPSATRAPGVPGMSASPSRPETQGLTAREVKTFSLVGVVWDDAATELHGRVQVRTRSTRTATWSDWQDVETHNGEHAADPDAAERGSGRIRGATAPLWVGESDAVEVRVQAESGAPATRAPSRLPTGMRIELVDPGAETPAAGSDGKNTGPDGDGKGEVAVPAMTMETAESSAANVPHASLGANEITALDKADSTADAIFASDGELTAAAAPYIGPRPRIVTRKGWGADESLRESGFVYTSTVKAAFVHHTASGNNYACKDAPAVLRSLYRYHVISSGWRDFGYNFAVDKCGTVYEGRAGGVSKAVLGAHTMGFNTNSMGVAVLGTFTSSAPPAVAVDAVARLTAWKLGLFGRDPRAKTTLTSGGGNRYPKGKKVSMNVISGHRDGFATQCPGTKLYGKLGATRKASAKLQGRP